The following proteins are encoded in a genomic region of Arachis stenosperma cultivar V10309 chromosome 4, arast.V10309.gnm1.PFL2, whole genome shotgun sequence:
- the LOC130973952 gene encoding uncharacterized protein LOC130973952, whose translation MARNFDDMFNEALYGKRRRQDNTLIDNWIDEYLLEDSEEEDIDRSPIPLTRRWINRDREAGHDRLFQDYFAYEPVYHADIFRRRFRMRRNVFLRVVHALSNVYPYFQQRVDATGRRGLSPLQKCTTAIRMLAYGVAADAVDDYVRIGESTTIECLENFVEGVISVFQDEYLRKPNPNNAQRLLQMAEGRGFPGMLGSIDCMHWQWKNCPKAWKGMYMSGYRGVATIVLEVVASSDLWIWHAFFGVFGSNNDINVLDRSPVFDDILNDRAPEVNYTINGNNYTMGYYLADGIYPEWATFVKSISKPQGEKRKLFAQYQEGQRKDVERAFGVLQARFAIIRGTARFWEKKKLANIMRACIILHNMIVEDEIDSYAGNFAQGLKYDDVENGLSQPQLGEEDFAPYHQFLQRNAQLRNRQHHRQLKEDLIEHIWQFHNACRQL comes from the coding sequence ATGGCTAGAAATTTTGATGATATGTTCAATGAGGCTTTGTATGGCAAAAGAAGACGGCAAGATAACACACTCATAGATAACTGGATCGATGAGTATTTACTCGAAGattcagaagaagaagatatcgATAGAAGCCCTATCCCACTTACTCGTAGATGGATCAACAGAGATCGAGAAGCAGGACATGATCGCCTTTTCCAAGATTATTTTGCATATGAACCGGTGTATCATGCTGACATTTTCCGACGGAGATTTCGAATGAGAAGAAATGTGTTCCTTCGGGTAGTACACGCTCTCTCAAATGTCTATCCGTATTTCCAACAGAGGGTTGAtgcaactggaagaagaggctTGTCGCCACTTCAGAAATGTACCACTGCGATACGGATGTTAGCATATGGCGTAGCAGCTGATGCTGTTGATGATTATGTGCGCATAGGCGAGAGCACTACAATTGAATGCTTGGAAAATTTTGTTGAAGGTGTCATTTCCGTATTTCAGGATGAATACTTGCGAAAACCCAATCCAAATAACGCACAACGCCTGCTACAAATGGCGGAGGGTCGTGGCTTCCCTGGCATGTTGGGTAGCATTGACTGCATGCATTGGCAATGGAAAAATTGTCCAAAGGCGTGGAAAGGTATGTACATGAGTGGTTATCGTGGGGTTGCAACCATAGTACTTGAGGTTGTAGCATCTTCAGACCTTTGGATATGGCATGCGTTCTTTGGAGTTTTTGGTTCAAATAATGATATCAACGTGTTAGATCGTTCTCCAGTGTTTGATGATATTCTAAATGACCGTGCTCCGGAGGTAAATTATACTATTAATGGTAATAATTATACAATGGGATACTATTTAGCTGATGGTATTTATCCTGAATGGGCCACATTTGTCAAATCAATCTCAAAGCCACAAGGTGAGAAACGCAAGTTATTTGCACAATACCAAGAAGGGCAAAGAAAAGATGTGGAACGAGCATTCGGAGTGTTGCAAGCACGCTTTGCAATTATACGTGGTACAGCTCGTTTTTGGGAAAAGAAAAAGCTTGCCAACATAATGAGAGCTTGTATTATATTGCATAATATGATTGTTGAGGATGAAATAGACAGTTATGCAGGAAATTTTGCTCAAGGCTTAAAGTATGATGATGTTGAAAATGGCTTATCACAACCTCAGCTGGGAGAGGAAGATTTTGCACCATACCATCAATTTCTCCAAAGAAATGCCCAACTTCGAAATAGGCAGCATCATAGACAATTGAAGGAAGACTTGATTGAACACATATGGCAATTTCACAATGCTTGTCGTCAACTATAg